Within Capsicum annuum cultivar UCD-10X-F1 unplaced genomic scaffold, UCD10Xv1.1 ctg2654, whole genome shotgun sequence, the genomic segment ACTAAATCAACCAATTCTTATGGAGCCTACAAACAAATACTGTAGATAATAAAGTGATGTATATGAACTATAAATGTCATTACAGTTCAAAATAAAGACATCATCACTTATTTATATATCTATCATATACAAAATTGGTATTATGCATATACACAAGCAACTTCTATAGGAAtcttcaaattgatgaaaaaaccaatattatattgCATAACTAATAATCATCcccaaaaacaaataaaaattgaaaaaaaaactcacattactgaaaaaaaaaaacacaataatgcATTACAAATTAACAATCATATTCAAAAACGAAAAATCAGAAATACCTTTGATAGACGTGGTCgtgcaaaattatttttttaacttttcttgaCTGTTCTCcaatttgattttttgaacttcCATCAAcaatttttctaagttttttcATCTTAATGGGATCGTTAcgatgttttgaaaaaaaaagagtttgaacTTATTCAATTGAATGAACAACATGCAAGAAATTGTTCAATCGTAATCTATGATTTTTggtaaagtcaaaaaaaaaaaaaaactaagctcaaatcttaaaaattacagaatattaaaaatgacatttttcttaGAATTGAATGCAATTGAGTAAGAGTTTGAATCAAACATGGTAATgaattcaaaaatggtaacatCTACATAATAACTCCTTGACTTTAGGCTTCTTTTAAGGAGAACaaattaataatacaaaaattggaaaagttatgtatatgtacttttagagagagagattgaaaaaGTGAGATTTTTGTAATAGGTTTTGAAAGTTAGGATTTTGTGTAATAAATGATACTTAAGTTGTGgctttgtgtaatttttagatataaaaatgcTCTTCATCCACCTTTGAGCTCTATAATGTCATTCACATCCACCTTTGGGATCCAAAATGTCCTTCACATTCACTTTGGGCTCCAAAATGACCTTATATTTAACAAAcccaatatttaattaaaaaaagaattccATTAGTGATGTGTCAACTTTTTAttgattaaagaaaaataaaaaacccatCCAAAAGCTAATATAtccatttagattatcttgaagTTCTAAAGCCGGAACTTAATAACCTTTTTGGAATTGAcctatttagaaaaaaaattctcattctaATCCTACTAAGTGGTTGACACTCACCCAGGATTTTGGAATTGGGCCAAACAAACAGCTTCCGAGAGTGACCAGTGTCTTGTTGGTGGTACACATGCTTGGagaagttttttttaattaatttattggtATTTGTATCAAAGATCTTTAACTTAGGAGACaatttttcagttaatttattGATacattaactaaaaaaatataccaaaaaagTTACTAATTATACACAagactaatgcatgcattaattttgtaatacactCTACCAATGGGGAAAGAATAAAGGAGAAAATAAgttgtttattatttaattaatttaatcggACCAGTGAAAAGTTGACATGTtactaataaattttttttaaaaaaaataattttggggtTGTTTAATATAAGGGGAAAGGACAAGAATAACCACTCGTCTAAAATAATTTTGGCCGAGTGgccattgatttttaaatttcaaaatatagtcATTTAGGCCTTTTTTTGCTAATATCTTCATCCTTTTCCCTTTAAATGCTAAGTAAATACTATAAGTTCATTTCTGATTCAGAGGATGCATTGATTTCGTCCAACGAACCTTGTCGCCAGCACACAATTTTTGACTTTATGGAGGgagataaaaatagtgaaatgcaAGTAAAACACAAACACATcaatacaataatatatttttgaaagaaagatAACTAATGCTAGACAATAACTTTAGACAGAGCATTTGCATTTTTTTAACACAATAAACTCAGAAAAGTAATGAATTTTGTGTTAACCCCACACTTCTAATTGGTATAGTTTTTCTAGCAATCAAATACGATTTTATAACATTGTAATTGttgctcttcttttttatcaatcaaatacaatatttgatatcaaatacatgaatctttgataccaaatacacatacatattttatacaataattatataaaagtgtatcaatgcggtataaaagtgtatcaatgcagTATAAAAATGTATcgatatggtataaaagtgtatcaattgggtatagagactgcatgcgACCGATGAGtcaaatgactaaaaactgaaattaaattgGGCCGACTGGCTCCAATTGTCTAACTTTTACATGGGATGGCCATTTcttggcaaaatgaccttctagacccttgtactatgtcgattttgtaagttggacacttctacttacatgtttgtcatctgaacatCTGAACCCACAAAAAAGctatattttaaaccctttgactATTGACTTTGCCTATATGGCATTAAAATGCTGATTAGGATAAGGAGAGTGATTACACTTGCCTGAAGTATTTTTagccaattttatattaaactaattaaaaaaattaaaaaaaatattaaaattgaaaaaaaataaagaggggtttttattcactttctcaaaCTTACCCTTTGcacaatttaaatttcactttcattCTGTTCCCCTTTCACTCCAAACATGCCCTTTGCACACTTCACAGCAATGGCCGTCAAGAAATTCTCTCGTAACGCTAACCTAAACAACGGAATCGGCAAATTCTTCTGTTCCAAAATGTTCCACAAAAAGGGGCTTTGGGTTATCAAGAAGAAAAAGGGCGGCAAATTCCCCACCCACCCAAAATCCACCGGCGTCGTTGCTCCGCCCTCAACCACCGTCATCAAACCATCAAAATTCTACCCAGCTGATGACGTGGAAAAATCCCTCATCAACGAACACAAACCAAAACCCACAAACTTGAGAGCCAGTATTACACCTGGTACTGGTTTGATTATTCTAGCTGGgagatttaagaaaaaaagagttgtgTTCTTGAAACAACTTGTATGTTCTGGACTGTTACTTGTTAGTGGGTTGTTTAAGGTTAATGGGGTTTTATTAAGGAGAGTTAATCAAGCTTATGTTATTGCTACTTCAACGAAAGTGGATGTTAGTGGAGTTAAGATTGACAAGATTCAATGGAAGTTTATGTTATTCCTtgtctttgttgtggttgatattgTCGTTGCTgttcattgtcaaaaaaaaaatggtgttGCTCCTGAAGAGGGTCTTTGCtggttgatattgttattgttgttcattgtcaaaaaatatatatatacatccgTGAAGAGGGTCTTTGCTTTgctgtggttgatattgttgttgttcattgtagaaaagaaaatattattgttGTTCCCGAAGAGGGTCTTTGttgattgatattgttgttgttgttgttcattgtgaaaaaaaaattatatatcctTGAAGAGGTCTTTgctgtggttgatattgttgtttgttgttcattgtcaaaaaaaaaaattattcttaatttactttttaaatttttttattcattttctcaatttaaatttttcattttgtttaggattaattttgtaacttttacaaattgttgaagatatttaaataaaaattgaaaattcattatgtttgtgtaatgtgaatttatagttaaaactttaaatttataattgaaaatttaatttaatttaaattaaaaatttattgtatttgtgtattagaatttctacaatttataaaaaaaattatttgattaaatttattttaatatttaatttcttgtgtagcattttaaaaataacataaaatttaatgtaatacttaaaaATGACTTGGCGGTTGATGTAGCAGCTGACGTGACAGACGTGTAAGCTGACATGACAGCTGATGTGgcgagagtgtgttacactcaccaaaaaaatgtttaaaatgttgttttttagtgggttcagggttcagatgacaaacatgtaagtagaagtatctaACTTACAAAACCGATATAATACAGGGGTTCATCGAACTATTTTGCcccatttcttttcaaaatggccAACCCATGTCCTTTCCCCTTAATATAAGGACTATTTGGAGTCTaaagatggatgtgaagagcaTTATAGACTTCAAAGATgaatgaagggtatttttgtataattttcaaTAGGCGAAGAATATTTTATGCCCTTTTTCgtt encodes:
- the LOC124890885 gene encoding 60S ribosomal protein L6-like, whose protein sequence is MAVKKFSRNANLNNGIGKFFCSKMFHKKGLWVIKKKKGGKFPTHPKSTGVVAPPSTTVIKPSKFYPADDVEKSLINEHKPKPTNLRASITPGTGLIILAGRFKKKRVVFLKQLVCSGLLLVSGLFKVNGVLLRRVNQAYVIATSTKVDVSGVKIDKIQWKFMLFLVFVVVDIVVAVHCQKKNGVAPEEGLCWLILKENIIVVPEEGLC